The nucleotide sequence CGAGGGCGACATCTCGTCGCAGCTGGTGCGCAGCGCGCGAAAGCTCTGCGGCTGGCCGTCGCGCAGCTCCCACAGCACGCGCAGCGTGCCCTTGCGGCCGAGCTGCTCGAGCAGCCGCATGACGGGGCGGCGGTGCACCGTGGGGGCTTCGGCGGGTTCGTTCTCTTGCATGTTTCGTTGGGCGAGTCGCGTGCGTTACTGCGCTACGCATTCCGTAGCGATA is from Variovorax paradoxus and encodes:
- a CDS encoding helix-turn-helix transcriptional regulator; protein product: MQENEPAEAPTVHRRPVMRLLEQLGRKGTLRVLWELRDGQPQSFRALRTSCDEMSPSVLNDRLKELRATGIVALVDAGYALTESGAELVRRLKPLNQWADRWFVP